A section of the Paenibacillus odorifer genome encodes:
- a CDS encoding TrkH family potassium uptake protein, producing the protein MASQFRRISEFKFLKLSPPQILVLGFASIILIGALLLMLPISSTSGNSVEFIDALFTSTSATCVTGLVVLDTGTSFTIFGKTVIMILIQIGGLGFMTMATLFSLVLKRKISLRDRLILQEAMNQGSMEGIVRLIRRVLIYSLVIEGCAALLLSIRWAFDMPLGKAIYYGIFHAVSMFNNAGFDIFGDFRSLTDYVYDPLVNIIVMFLIVSGGIGFIVMSDLVEFRVTRRLSLHSKVVLSTSTGLILIGALVIFIFEFTNTRTLGSLNFGGKILSAFFQSVSPRTAGANTVDIAGLRQATQFFIVILMFIGASPGSTGGGIKTTTFTMMIGAVIAMLRGREDVVLFRYRLAQERIYKALTITLLALLLIASVSMILSTTEDSNFLAILFETTSAFATVGLTMGLTPELSAIGKILLCLTMFAGRLGPLTLAYALGPKQGKPLYKYPEGKIIIG; encoded by the coding sequence GTGGCTTCACAGTTTCGCAGGATTTCTGAATTTAAGTTTCTGAAGCTCTCGCCGCCGCAGATACTGGTGCTTGGTTTTGCATCGATTATTCTGATAGGGGCCTTGCTGCTTATGTTGCCCATTTCAAGCACAAGCGGGAATTCCGTGGAATTTATTGATGCATTATTTACTTCAACTTCGGCAACCTGTGTAACAGGGCTTGTTGTGCTGGATACCGGAACTTCGTTCACGATTTTTGGGAAAACCGTAATTATGATCCTAATCCAGATCGGCGGCTTAGGGTTTATGACCATGGCCACTCTATTTTCACTGGTGTTAAAGCGTAAAATATCTTTGCGGGACAGGCTAATCCTACAGGAAGCCATGAATCAAGGCTCTATGGAAGGAATTGTGCGACTGATCCGGAGAGTCCTTATATATTCTCTTGTCATAGAAGGCTGTGCCGCTTTGCTGCTGTCTATTCGCTGGGCTTTTGATATGCCGTTGGGAAAAGCGATTTATTATGGCATATTTCATGCGGTGTCTATGTTTAATAATGCGGGGTTCGATATTTTTGGGGATTTTCGCAGTTTAACTGATTATGTTTATGATCCGCTTGTGAATATTATTGTGATGTTTCTGATTGTCTCCGGCGGGATTGGTTTTATTGTAATGTCAGATCTGGTGGAGTTTCGGGTAACCCGCAGGCTGTCTCTACATAGTAAAGTTGTCCTGTCCACCAGTACAGGGCTGATTCTGATCGGAGCTTTGGTTATTTTTATATTCGAGTTTACTAACACTCGTACCCTGGGTTCACTGAATTTTGGCGGTAAAATATTATCGGCCTTCTTTCAATCCGTATCTCCCCGTACGGCTGGCGCGAACACAGTAGATATTGCTGGACTTCGGCAGGCTACACAATTTTTTATAGTGATTCTTATGTTTATTGGTGCTTCTCCAGGCTCAACGGGCGGCGGGATCAAGACAACAACCTTTACGATGATGATTGGTGCTGTTATTGCTATGCTGCGTGGACGGGAAGATGTTGTGTTGTTCCGTTATCGGCTGGCTCAAGAGCGCATCTACAAGGCATTAACGATCACACTGCTGGCTTTGTTGTTAATTGCCTCTGTGTCGATGATACTCTCCACAACTGAAGACAGTAATTTCTTGGCAATCTTGTTTGAGACGACCTCCGCCTTTGCTACGGTAGGACTGACTATGGGGCTAACTCCGGAACTGTCAGCGATCGGTAAGATTCTACTCTGTCTGACGATGTTTGCAGGTCGGCTAGGTCCACTAACCTTGGCGTATGCACTCGGTCCCAAACAGGGTAAACCACTGTATAAGTATCCTGAAGGTAAAATAATTATTGGATAG
- a CDS encoding CPBP family intramembrane glutamic endopeptidase, with amino-acid sequence MNPVGQPIQQRALSKRLIISGIIGLILFIMFQISPSLLSSPTGEDTTVISKAEARDQAILFAEHKLNYTEAPNDQWNVLYETDSSFYGYMSREKLVEDYTKKKLDQKYPFDVFRATLTPSAEQEPQIIVDLNMYNGKIVAFSKAAKVASEEGSGIASVGAKEDKGADLTLAQKENLARPWLQEWEVNPAKLQIESNTGSHGLVYTDSTVQVGESLLHYYFDFSGEQVSSFNAGFTAPAWHTSYVQGQTSLAEKLTLFGYGIPTLILGILALVYSILRREHTSFKRGVFLSSAYFVIMMISTYNMLPESTGEGLEAQITSVIMFIIYALYSLLMSSLLYFSLVGGNGLWRKEGGMNPWPRAKEPGYGQYVLDSIRAGYIWAFVLLGVQTVMFIILSFTLHNWSTTDATQSPYNMRYAWLLPIVAWLAGLSEEAIYRFFGIPMLKKVFRNTFVACLITTLVWAFGHTLYPIYPISSRPIELTVIGLLFSYIFLRYGFIAVMFSHVVFDSILMGATLIFMKESVNVGAGIFAIIMPFIVAYIVYRFNPPQKTKPVEPSSLI; translated from the coding sequence ATGAATCCCGTCGGCCAGCCCATACAGCAACGTGCCCTCTCCAAGAGGCTCATCATCTCGGGCATTATCGGTCTTATTCTATTTATTATGTTTCAGATTTCCCCTTCACTGCTTAGTAGCCCTACAGGTGAAGATACCACCGTCATTAGCAAGGCAGAAGCCCGTGACCAAGCCATATTATTTGCAGAACATAAGCTCAACTACACCGAAGCACCAAACGATCAATGGAATGTACTTTACGAGACGGACTCTTCCTTTTATGGTTATATGTCTCGCGAGAAGCTTGTGGAGGACTACACCAAGAAAAAATTGGATCAAAAATATCCTTTTGATGTCTTTCGTGCAACGCTTACTCCTTCAGCGGAGCAAGAGCCGCAAATCATCGTTGACCTCAATATGTATAACGGTAAGATTGTCGCTTTCTCAAAGGCTGCAAAAGTTGCCTCCGAAGAGGGGTCAGGCATCGCTTCCGTTGGTGCAAAAGAGGACAAGGGAGCTGACCTCACTCTAGCGCAGAAGGAGAATCTTGCTCGTCCTTGGCTTCAGGAATGGGAAGTAAATCCTGCCAAGCTACAAATTGAATCGAATACAGGAAGCCATGGGCTAGTGTATACGGATAGTACTGTTCAGGTCGGCGAATCCTTATTGCACTATTATTTTGATTTCAGTGGAGAGCAGGTATCCAGCTTTAATGCCGGATTCACTGCACCAGCTTGGCATACCTCCTACGTACAAGGACAGACCTCTTTAGCGGAAAAGCTAACATTATTCGGTTACGGTATACCCACACTGATTTTAGGAATTCTGGCACTCGTCTACAGTATTCTTAGAAGAGAGCATACTTCCTTTAAACGTGGAGTATTCCTAAGCTCAGCCTATTTTGTAATCATGATGATCAGCACCTATAATATGCTGCCTGAATCAACAGGCGAAGGGCTAGAAGCACAGATTACCTCTGTCATTATGTTTATCATTTATGCTTTATACAGCCTGCTGATGTCCTCCTTGCTCTACTTCTCTTTAGTGGGCGGCAATGGCCTATGGCGAAAAGAGGGAGGCATGAACCCTTGGCCCCGCGCCAAAGAGCCCGGCTATGGACAATATGTGTTGGATAGTATCCGGGCTGGTTACATCTGGGCTTTCGTTCTGCTAGGGGTGCAGACGGTTATGTTCATCATATTATCGTTTACCTTGCACAATTGGTCTACTACAGACGCCACCCAATCTCCTTATAACATGAGATATGCTTGGCTTCTGCCTATCGTCGCATGGCTCGCTGGTTTATCTGAGGAAGCCATTTATCGCTTTTTCGGAATCCCTATGCTGAAAAAGGTGTTCCGGAACACTTTCGTCGCTTGCTTGATCACCACGCTGGTTTGGGCGTTTGGCCATACGTTATATCCGATCTATCCCATCAGCTCCCGTCCGATTGAGCTGACCGTAATCGGGCTGCTGTTCAGTTATATTTTCCTTCGTTACGGATTTATTGCTGTCATGTTCAGCCACGTCGTGTTTGACAGCATCCTGATGGGCGCTACGCTGATCTTTATGAAGGAGAGCGTAAATGTAGGCGCGGGTATCTTCGCGATTATTATGCCGTTCATAGTCGCTTACATCGTCTATCGATTTAATCCACCACAGAAGACTAAGCCGGTGGAGCCTTCTTCTTTGATTTAA
- a CDS encoding potassium channel family protein — MKAQQFVVIGLGRFGSSLALELMEMGYEVLGIDHHEERVEEMSDQLTHTVVADATDEGIMRSLGVRNFDCGIVAIGDNMERSILAAILLKEIGVKQVVAKAISILHGRALSRLGVDRVIFPERDMGIRVAHQLVTPNLLDYIELSKDYKIVELTVPSCMNGRSLSDLNTRAKYGCSIVALNRESGIIVAPTAHDYLSEGDVMVLIGPNESIDRFESEVVNQES, encoded by the coding sequence ATGAAAGCACAGCAATTTGTAGTAATCGGCTTAGGTCGCTTCGGTTCAAGCCTGGCGCTTGAGCTGATGGAAATGGGCTACGAGGTGCTCGGCATTGACCACCATGAAGAACGCGTGGAGGAAATGAGCGATCAGCTGACGCATACGGTAGTAGCAGATGCTACAGATGAGGGAATTATGCGCTCGCTTGGTGTACGGAACTTTGATTGTGGGATTGTTGCGATTGGTGACAATATGGAGAGAAGCATTCTGGCGGCCATTTTGTTAAAGGAGATTGGAGTCAAGCAAGTGGTGGCTAAGGCAATCTCCATCCTTCATGGCCGCGCACTGTCGCGGCTGGGGGTTGATCGGGTTATTTTTCCGGAGCGGGATATGGGGATTCGTGTGGCACACCAGCTGGTGACGCCCAATTTGCTGGATTATATTGAACTGTCCAAGGATTATAAAATTGTCGAGCTGACCGTGCCATCCTGCATGAACGGCAGAAGCTTGTCCGATTTAAATACAAGAGCTAAATATGGCTGCAGCATTGTTGCCCTAAATAGGGAAAGCGGAATAATCGTCGCTCCAACTGCCCATGATTATTTAAGTGAAGGCGATGTTATGGTACTCATTGGTCCTAATGAAAGTATTGACCGTTTTGAGAGTGAAGTTGTGAACCAAGAATCATAG